Proteins encoded within one genomic window of bacterium:
- a CDS encoding ComEC/Rec2 family competence protein, whose product MLKRERSLYLIVFLLSFCIGVALFSYWQIFVDKMVVLPVFFSLVALVLAKKWWRLCSCLVLGFTLGWAYLSLWGVPLFFQGEEIVGRVDEVMCFKQRCTCVVKSGGLRIKLVFSPERFDPSFCLPGNLVEAKGKSISVYSSERFAKRISGAIKVSELKLIAENPPLFLAVKRKLYLIKESFKKQLKKVMSEGNRSFAQGLVLGEKQNFDSNFKEALKRTGTSHLVALSGFNISILIFSLFGTLKFLSPLFAFGTTCLAILAFVLMTGASASIVRAGIMGVFLLSAQILGRQRDSVLILSFSLFIMALLNPFSLVWDISLQLSFFAFVGLLALSPLLSPPLQKFGFLGGILAETIGAILFTLPLVAYYFGSISWIAFLVNVLVVAVVPLATYLILATAVFGYFSLFLSRVFSYLAEVFLFYILKIIEFFGRFSWTVLNLEISHFGWLFLYYLFLGFLVFYLWQTRWQNEELQP is encoded by the coding sequence GTGCTGAAGCGAGAGCGTTCTTTGTATCTGATAGTTTTTCTCTTAAGTTTTTGTATAGGAGTGGCTCTTTTTAGCTATTGGCAGATTTTTGTGGATAAAATGGTTGTTTTGCCTGTGTTTTTTAGTTTAGTTGCTTTAGTTTTGGCTAAAAAATGGTGGCGTCTTTGTTCTTGTTTGGTTTTAGGATTTACTTTGGGCTGGGCATACCTTTCTTTGTGGGGCGTGCCTTTATTTTTTCAGGGAGAGGAGATTGTGGGTAGGGTAGATGAAGTGATGTGTTTTAAGCAAAGATGTACTTGTGTAGTCAAAAGCGGAGGTTTGAGGATAAAGTTAGTGTTTAGTCCTGAAAGATTTGATCCCTCTTTTTGTTTGCCGGGTAATCTGGTTGAGGCCAAGGGCAAGTCTATTTCTGTTTATTCTTCAGAAAGATTTGCTAAAAGAATTAGCGGGGCTATAAAGGTTTCTGAACTGAAACTAATAGCTGAAAATCCACCTTTGTTTTTAGCAGTAAAGCGGAAGCTTTATTTAATCAAAGAGAGTTTTAAAAAACAACTTAAAAAAGTGATGTCTGAAGGCAATAGATCTTTTGCTCAAGGTTTGGTTTTGGGAGAAAAACAGAATTTTGATAGTAATTTTAAGGAGGCTCTAAAAAGAACAGGTACTTCTCATTTAGTAGCTTTGTCTGGTTTTAATATCTCAATTTTGATCTTTTCTCTTTTTGGGACTTTAAAATTTCTTTCGCCGTTATTTGCTTTTGGCACCACTTGTTTGGCTATTTTGGCCTTTGTGTTAATGACCGGAGCTTCTGCTTCAATTGTGAGAGCTGGCATTATGGGTGTTTTTTTACTAAGTGCGCAAATATTGGGGCGGCAGAGGGATAGTGTTTTAATTCTATCTTTTTCTTTATTTATAATGGCTTTATTGAATCCTTTTAGTTTAGTTTGGGATATATCACTTCAGCTTTCCTTTTTTGCCTTTGTGGGTTTATTGGCTTTAAGTCCTTTGTTAAGTCCCCCTTTGCAGAAGTTTGGTTTTTTAGGAGGGATTTTAGCAGAGACTATTGGTGCTATTTTGTTCACTTTGCCCCTTGTGGCTTACTACTTTGGTTCTATTAGTTGGATTGCATTTTTAGTCAATGTTTTGGTGGTAGCAGTGGTTCCTTTGGCTACTTATCTTATTTTAGCAACAGCGGTTTTTGGTTATTTTTCCCTGTTTCTTAGTCGTGTTTTTTCTTATTTAGCTGAAGTGTTTTTGTTTTATATCTTAAAAATCATAGAGTTTTTTGGCCGTTTTTCTTGGACAGTTTTGAATTTAGAAATATCCCATTTTGGTTGGCTTTTTCTCTATTATTTATTTTTGGGTTTTTTAGTTTTTTATCTTTGGCAAACAAGGTGGCAAAATGAAGAACTCCAGCCGTAG
- a CDS encoding YebC/PmpR family DNA-binding transcriptional regulator, with the protein MAGHSKWANIRFRKEIKDKRKGKLFSKLARDISIAVKLGGPDPDSNSRLRIALQAAKAANLPKGNIERAIKRGSGEGAGELEEFLLEGYGPGGAALLIKCVSDNKNRALSEVRHLLSQYGGKLAEAGSVKWMFKPKGRIVLSRDQDKKEEEVEMAIIESGAEDYEQGEGIIVVYTHPEKLEQTRLNLEKAGIEIETLALGYEPENSVEVSDKVKEKIIQLLEKLENLEEVSEVYANLG; encoded by the coding sequence ATGGCTGGACACTCAAAGTGGGCAAATATTAGATTTAGAAAGGAAATTAAAGACAAGCGCAAGGGCAAACTTTTTTCTAAATTGGCTCGCGATATTTCTATTGCTGTAAAATTAGGTGGTCCTGATCCGGACTCCAACTCTCGTCTGAGGATTGCTCTTCAAGCAGCTAAAGCAGCTAATCTTCCTAAAGGCAATATTGAGCGGGCAATAAAAAGAGGAAGTGGTGAAGGAGCAGGAGAGTTAGAAGAGTTTTTATTAGAAGGTTATGGTCCTGGCGGAGCGGCTCTTTTAATAAAGTGTGTTTCTGACAACAAGAATCGTGCTCTCTCAGAAGTTAGGCATTTGCTTAGCCAATATGGAGGCAAGTTAGCTGAAGCTGGATCAGTAAAATGGATGTTTAAGCCCAAAGGCAGAATCGTGCTTTCTCGAGATCAAGACAAAAAAGAAGAAGAGGTGGAGATGGCGATAATTGAGTCTGGCGCAGAGGATTATGAGCAAGGGGAGGGGATTATTGTTGTTTATACTCATCCTGAAAAGTTAGAGCAGACTCGTTTGAACCTCGAAAAAGCAGGTATAGAAATTGAAACTCTTGCTTTAGGTTATGAGCCAGAAAATTCAGTTGAAGTTTCAGATAAAGTTAAAGAAAAAATTATTCAGCTTTTGGAAAAGTTGGAAAATTTAGAAGAAGTGAGTGAGGTTTATGCAAATTTAGGCTAA
- the galT gene encoding galactose-1-phosphate uridylyltransferase, translating into MPSLRKNIITGEWVIIAPERAKRPEDYIRKKPKKKKTKDCPFCIPGPAYPTRVYETKNIYVIPNKYPSYIPEDAVLERGGKLYPAYRALGYHEVVNLKKHRPDLSGLSLAVLDELFYVYQERMKKHLQDPAVEYSLLIHNHGESSGASIEHPHSQIFSSSVLPSRIRKELKGAQRYFQKEKRCVFCSLVAEELRKGERVILENKDFVAFTFFAARFPFEIWILPKKHRNYFEKMNKSKRVSLAEIFSSVLKILDKKLGDPDFNFFIHTTPAKEAGAENYYHWHIEILPRLSKFGGYELGGGIVVDVVSPEKAAWFLRQD; encoded by the coding sequence ATGCCAAGTCTTAGAAAAAATATTATTACTGGTGAGTGGGTAATTATTGCCCCTGAAAGAGCTAAAAGGCCAGAGGATTACATTAGGAAAAAGCCCAAAAAAAAGAAGACCAAAGATTGCCCTTTTTGTATTCCTGGTCCGGCTTATCCTACAAGGGTTTATGAGACAAAAAATATCTATGTTATTCCTAATAAATACCCCAGCTACATTCCCGAAGACGCGGTTTTAGAGCGGGGAGGAAAGCTTTACCCGGCTTACCGGGCTTTAGGTTACCATGAAGTTGTTAATTTAAAAAAACACCGGCCGGATCTTAGCGGGTTATCTTTAGCTGTATTAGATGAACTTTTTTATGTTTATCAAGAAAGGATGAAAAAACATCTTCAAGATCCGGCAGTTGAATACTCTTTACTTATTCATAACCATGGTGAGTCTTCAGGGGCTTCTATTGAGCATCCCCATTCGCAGATTTTTTCTTCTTCAGTTTTGCCTTCCCGGATTCGCAAAGAACTAAAAGGAGCGCAGAGATATTTTCAAAAAGAAAAAAGATGTGTTTTCTGTTCTTTGGTTGCAGAAGAGTTGAGAAAGGGCGAGAGGGTAATTTTAGAAAATAAGGATTTTGTTGCTTTTACTTTCTTTGCAGCCCGTTTTCCTTTTGAGATTTGGATTTTGCCTAAAAAACATAGAAACTATTTTGAGAAAATGAATAAAAGCAAAAGAGTGAGCTTGGCAGAGATTTTTTCTTCTGTTTTAAAGATTTTAGATAAGAAGTTGGGTGATCCTGATTTTAATTTTTTTATTCATACTACCCCGGCCAAAGAAGCAGGAGCAGAAAATTACTACCATTGGCATATTGAAATACTGCCTCGTTTAAGCAAATTTGGCGGTTATGAGTTGGGGGGAGGTATTGTGGTTGATGTGGTTTCTCCAGAAAAAGCAGCTTGGTTTTTGCGTCAAGATTGA
- the ruvC gene encoding crossover junction endodeoxyribonuclease RuvC gives MKVLGIDPGTHRIGYALLEKNKSSFVVGCYGCLQPKARLGSTRLKEIFTKVRAIIKKHQPDILAVEKLYFFKNQKTAFAVSEARGVIVLAGAENGCQVLAPTPLEVKQALTGYGRASKQQIQMMIQKILKLKELPKPDDAADALAVAFWALSCLQKKEGFYAKS, from the coding sequence ATGAAAGTATTAGGTATTGACCCAGGTACTCATCGAATAGGCTATGCTTTGCTTGAAAAAAACAAAAGCAGTTTTGTTGTTGGTTGTTATGGATGTTTACAACCCAAAGCACGTCTTGGTAGCACCAGACTTAAAGAGATTTTTACTAAAGTCCGTGCTATAATTAAAAAGCATCAGCCTGATATTTTGGCAGTAGAAAAACTTTATTTTTTTAAAAACCAAAAAACAGCTTTTGCTGTTAGTGAAGCACGGGGAGTAATAGTTTTAGCGGGTGCGGAAAATGGTTGCCAAGTGCTTGCTCCCACCCCCTTAGAAGTTAAACAGGCATTAACCGGTTATGGTCGGGCTTCTAAACAGCAGATTCAAATGATGATTCAGAAAATTTTAAAGCTTAAAGAGTTGCCCAAACCTGATGATGCTGCTGATGCTTTGGCAGTTGCTTTTTGGGCATTGTCTTGTTTGCAAAAAAAGGAGGGGTTTTATGCCAAGTCTTAG
- a CDS encoding MBL fold metallo-hydrolase has product MKNSSRSYFLFIVLVFLGVFVYLWFQANSRLVVFCDVGQGDGILIKDGLIEAVVDAGPDNEKMKNCLNRFLPFFDRKIEFVFASHYDADHIGGFSDIFSAFEVGRVYGLVEVQKKTKTYERWQRELRNLGLKEERLIYGRVIHLNSGYIEVLYPFYDTDYSSRNLSLAMKLHFLDKSFVLAGDLENSHWNDLFKHNVYLGADIFKVSHHGSRNGLSPLLLEKIKPQEAVISVGKNTYGHPHKEVLALLEKNNIRVRRTDKEQDIVYY; this is encoded by the coding sequence ATGAAGAACTCCAGCCGTAGCTATTTTCTTTTTATTGTTTTGGTGTTTTTAGGGGTTTTTGTTTATCTTTGGTTTCAGGCTAATAGCCGTTTAGTAGTTTTTTGTGATGTGGGGCAGGGAGACGGTATTTTGATTAAAGATGGTTTGATTGAAGCAGTGGTTGATGCTGGTCCGGATAATGAAAAGATGAAAAATTGTTTAAATCGTTTTCTGCCTTTTTTTGACCGAAAAATTGAGTTTGTATTTGCTTCTCACTATGATGCTGATCATATTGGCGGTTTTTCTGATATTTTTTCTGCTTTTGAAGTGGGTAGAGTATACGGATTGGTTGAGGTTCAAAAAAAGACAAAAACCTATGAGCGCTGGCAGAGAGAATTGAGAAATTTAGGCTTAAAAGAAGAGCGTTTAATATATGGCCGCGTTATTCACCTAAACTCTGGCTATATAGAGGTTCTTTATCCTTTTTATGACACAGACTATTCAAGCCGTAATCTTTCTTTAGCAATGAAGCTTCATTTTTTAGATAAGAGTTTTGTTTTAGCTGGAGATTTGGAAAATTCCCACTGGAACGATCTTTTCAAGCATAATGTCTATTTAGGAGCTGATATATTTAAAGTGTCTCACCATGGCAGTCGCAATGGCTTAAGCCCTTTGCTTTTAGAAAAAATCAAGCCTCAAGAAGCAGTAATTTCTGTAGGTAAAAATACTTATGGTCATCCTCACAAAGAGGTTTTAGCTCTTTTAGAGAAAAATAACATCAGGGTGAGGCGGACAGACAAAGAACAGGATATTGTTTATTATTAA
- the lepA gene encoding translation elongation factor 4 — protein sequence MTNSSKIRNFCIIAHIDHGKSTLADRFLQITKTVPEKKFKPQFLDRLEAEREHGITIKMQPVQMKFKGVVLNLIDTPGHIDFAYEVSRALKAVEGAILLVDAVSGVQAQTLSVLEMAKKEGLRIIPAVNKIDLSQADPKKTAEEIKEVLSPQTEISFVSAKTGEGVSSLLERVIKETPSPQSLPQKELKSLVFDAHYDTHSGVVAHVRIFSGQISQGEKIYLVGTKTEAKAEKVGIFKPHLTSERVLKAGEIGFVLTNLKDIHKVLVGDTLTHSPTLKPNFSVLSGFKKPKPKVFASLYPVDENDYVRLRESLELLSLSDSSFEFRPELSGLLGRGFRLGALGSLHLQIIRERLEKEFSLETLLTAPRVKYKFKFRDGSWQTTDQIEKIDFSLVSEVFEPKAKIKVIVPAEFQGKIMEYLHQQRGTMINTQYLGNSQRLFLEYEVPLVLVVRGLFSKILSLSSGFASLDYSFSGYKKEELVKVDISIADKIFPALSFLAHKNEAYKEAREKVDKIKEVLPRQLFEVHIRAQVGSRVIAKAKLSPLRKDVLAKLYGGDRTRKDKLLKKQKEGKKKLKQIGNLHLPPEFFQKLSK from the coding sequence ATGACAAATTCTTCTAAAATCCGTAATTTTTGTATTATTGCCCATATTGATCACGGCAAATCTACCTTGGCTGATAGGTTTTTACAGATAACAAAAACAGTTCCTGAAAAAAAGTTCAAGCCCCAATTTTTAGATAGACTGGAGGCAGAAAGAGAGCATGGTATTACTATAAAGATGCAGCCGGTGCAAATGAAGTTTAAGGGGGTTGTTTTAAATTTGATTGATACCCCGGGCCATATTGATTTTGCTTATGAGGTTTCGCGGGCTTTAAAGGCAGTAGAGGGAGCTATTTTATTGGTTGATGCTGTTTCAGGGGTACAGGCTCAGACATTGAGTGTGTTGGAGATGGCTAAAAAAGAGGGGTTAAGGATTATACCAGCGGTAAATAAGATTGACCTTTCTCAGGCTGATCCAAAGAAAACAGCTGAAGAGATTAAGGAAGTTTTGTCTCCTCAAACAGAGATTAGTTTTGTTTCTGCCAAGACAGGGGAGGGGGTAAGTAGTCTTTTAGAAAGGGTTATCAAAGAGACACCCTCGCCTCAGTCTTTGCCGCAAAAAGAATTAAAATCTTTAGTTTTTGATGCTCATTATGATACCCACTCTGGTGTAGTAGCTCATGTGCGTATTTTTTCTGGCCAAATATCTCAAGGAGAAAAGATATATTTAGTTGGCACAAAAACAGAGGCTAAAGCTGAAAAAGTAGGTATTTTTAAGCCTCATTTAACATCTGAAAGAGTTCTTAAGGCAGGAGAAATTGGTTTTGTTTTGACTAATCTCAAAGATATACACAAGGTTTTAGTTGGCGACACACTCACCCATTCCCCTACCCTAAAACCTAATTTTTCGGTTTTATCTGGGTTTAAGAAACCAAAGCCCAAGGTTTTTGCTTCTCTTTATCCAGTTGATGAGAATGATTATGTGCGTCTTCGCGAGTCTTTAGAGCTTCTTTCTCTTTCTGATTCCTCTTTTGAGTTCCGTCCTGAACTTTCGGGGCTACTGGGCAGAGGGTTTCGCTTGGGCGCTTTAGGCAGTTTACATCTACAGATTATCAGGGAGAGATTAGAGAAAGAGTTTTCTCTAGAGACATTATTGACTGCTCCAAGAGTGAAATACAAATTCAAGTTCAGAGATGGTTCTTGGCAAACAACAGATCAAATAGAAAAAATAGATTTTTCTTTGGTTAGTGAGGTATTTGAACCTAAAGCAAAAATTAAGGTAATTGTTCCGGCAGAATTTCAAGGGAAGATTATGGAGTATCTACATCAGCAAAGAGGCACAATGATTAATACCCAATATTTAGGCAATTCGCAAAGGTTGTTTTTGGAGTATGAGGTGCCTTTGGTTTTGGTGGTTAGAGGTCTTTTTTCTAAAATTCTCTCTTTGAGTTCTGGTTTTGCCTCTTTAGACTATAGTTTTTCTGGCTATAAAAAAGAAGAATTAGTCAAAGTGGATATCTCTATTGCTGATAAGATTTTTCCTGCTTTAAGTTTTTTGGCTCACAAAAATGAGGCTTATAAGGAGGCAAGAGAGAAGGTGGATAAAATTAAAGAGGTGCTACCTAGGCAGTTATTTGAGGTGCACATTAGGGCGCAAGTGGGCAGTCGGGTAATTGCCAAAGCCAAACTTTCTCCTTTACGCAAAGATGTCTTAGCAAAGCTTTATGGTGGTGATAGAACACGTAAAGATAAACTGCTAAAAAAACAAAAAGAAGGCAAGAAAAAACTCAAACAGATTGGTAATTTACATTTACCTCCTGAGTTTTTTCAGAAGCTTTCCAAATAA
- the murJ gene encoding murein biosynthesis integral membrane protein MurJ, whose amino-acid sequence MRGRIKRLFGENTVFQASLILSFFILVARILGLIRDRLFAAQFGAGSELDTFFAAFRLPDLIFNLVIIGSFSAAFIPVFMEVKLKKDEKEGWRLVSILLNLLIFLWIACALVVFIFAPYFVKLIVPGFSGEQLSLTAHLTRILLLSPLFLGLSNVAGSTLNAYKRFFLTALAPSLYNLGIIIGALVFAPSKGVIGLAWGVILGAVLHFLVQWIGLFQLRFRYFFDFNFWHPKAKEVIFLAIPRMLATSVYQLNLWIQTFAASYMAGGAISVLNFGQNIQSLPVGLVGVALSSAIFPTLTEIAFYGQREKMRLKIIKALRMILFIILPLTLFLIVLRAQAVRVILGAGHFDWLDTYLTAKVVGYFAVSLFAQCFILLLNQVFFALKDTWTPFKISFLSFIVNSVLIFLFTARLEFLPRLGPEGVALAFSLAAFFQACLLILKLKGKIGDFVSELWSFGFKVLVLSLLAAVFVQVIKTFLGEVLDLQYGLNVLIQGGAAFVVGAIVFLLLAKLFDLSELKEFKGISAKII is encoded by the coding sequence ATGCGGGGAAGAATTAAACGCCTCTTTGGAGAGAATACTGTTTTTCAAGCCTCGTTAATTCTTTCTTTCTTTATTCTTGTGGCTCGTATTTTGGGATTAATCAGGGACCGTCTTTTTGCAGCTCAGTTTGGGGCTGGATCAGAACTTGATACTTTTTTTGCTGCTTTTCGCTTACCTGACTTAATTTTTAATTTAGTTATTATAGGTTCGTTTTCAGCTGCTTTTATTCCTGTTTTTATGGAGGTAAAGCTGAAAAAAGATGAGAAAGAAGGGTGGCGTTTGGTGAGTATCCTTTTGAATCTGCTTATTTTTTTGTGGATTGCTTGTGCTTTAGTGGTTTTTATTTTTGCTCCTTATTTTGTTAAATTAATTGTTCCCGGTTTTTCTGGCGAACAATTGAGTTTGACAGCACATCTTACCAGAATTCTTTTACTTTCACCTTTGTTCTTGGGTCTTTCTAATGTTGCTGGTTCTACTCTGAATGCATATAAACGCTTTTTTCTTACTGCTTTGGCACCTTCTCTTTATAATTTAGGAATTATTATTGGAGCTTTAGTTTTTGCTCCTTCTAAGGGTGTGATTGGTTTGGCTTGGGGTGTTATTTTAGGAGCTGTGCTGCACTTTCTTGTTCAGTGGATTGGTTTGTTTCAGCTTAGGTTTCGTTATTTTTTTGATTTTAATTTCTGGCATCCTAAGGCTAAAGAGGTAATTTTTTTGGCAATTCCCAGAATGTTGGCTACTTCAGTTTATCAACTTAATCTTTGGATTCAGACTTTTGCTGCTTCTTATATGGCAGGAGGTGCGATTTCAGTTCTTAATTTTGGCCAAAACATACAAAGTTTACCAGTCGGTTTAGTGGGTGTTGCTCTCTCGTCTGCTATTTTTCCTACTTTGACCGAGATTGCTTTTTATGGCCAAAGGGAAAAGATGCGTCTAAAAATCATTAAAGCTTTACGGATGATCTTATTTATAATTTTGCCTCTCACTTTATTTTTAATTGTTCTTAGGGCGCAAGCAGTAAGGGTGATATTGGGAGCAGGTCATTTTGACTGGTTAGATACCTATCTTACTGCTAAAGTGGTTGGTTATTTTGCTGTTTCTCTTTTTGCCCAGTGTTTTATTTTATTGCTTAACCAAGTCTTTTTTGCTCTAAAAGATACTTGGACCCCATTTAAAATTTCTTTTCTCTCTTTTATTGTTAATTCTGTTTTAATTTTTTTATTCACTGCCCGCCTTGAGTTTTTGCCTCGGCTTGGTCCTGAGGGTGTAGCTTTAGCTTTTTCTTTAGCTGCTTTTTTCCAGGCTTGTTTATTGATTTTGAAACTTAAAGGCAAGATTGGGGATTTTGTTTCTGAACTTTGGAGTTTTGGTTTTAAAGTTTTGGTTCTTTCTTTATTAGCTGCTGTTTTTGTCCAAGTGATAAAGACTTTTTTGGGTGAGGTTTTAGATCTTCAATATGGATTAAATGTGTTAATTCAAGGAGGAGCAGCTTTTGTTGTTGGCGCAATAGTATTTTTGCTTTTGGCTAAACTTTTTGATCTATCTGAACTAAAGGAATTTAAGGGAATTAGTGCTAAAATAATATAG
- a CDS encoding phosphoribosylglycinamide formyltransferase, with amino-acid sequence MGSKIARIAVGADGRGSTFKQIVLACKKKKIPANVVLLFSSNPQARAIQLAKKFNIPAKIIKHPSELDKILDPNKIDLICLAGFLKLVPATVCKKFKNRILNSHPGPIPEFGGKGMYGERVHQVRLEFVKRTNRNFKTAATIHFVDEIYDHGKRVKEKWIKIKANDTPESLSQRLLPFEHKIYLEAIKNFCQGNLKPLPPRKKSLVKNKERKILQTIKKEILQKKPK; translated from the coding sequence ATGGGAAGCAAAATAGCCCGTATTGCTGTCGGCGCAGACGGCAGAGGATCAACTTTTAAACAAATAGTTTTAGCCTGCAAAAAAAAGAAAATACCAGCCAATGTGGTTTTGCTTTTCTCCTCTAATCCTCAAGCAAGAGCTATCCAATTAGCCAAAAAATTTAATATCCCTGCCAAAATAATCAAACACCCTTCTGAATTAGATAAAATTCTAGATCCTAACAAAATAGACCTTATTTGCTTAGCTGGTTTTCTTAAGTTAGTACCTGCAACTGTTTGTAAAAAATTTAAAAATCGTATCCTTAATTCCCACCCCGGACCTATACCTGAATTTGGTGGTAAAGGGATGTACGGAGAAAGAGTCCATCAAGTAAGGTTGGAGTTTGTAAAAAGAACAAATAGGAATTTTAAAACTGCAGCCACTATCCATTTTGTTGACGAAATCTATGATCACGGGAAACGCGTCAAAGAAAAATGGATTAAAATTAAAGCAAACGATACCCCAGAGAGCTTAAGTCAACGTCTTTTACCGTTTGAGCACAAAATATACCTTGAAGCTATAAAAAACTTCTGCCAAGGAAATCTTAAACCTTTGCCACCACGGAAAAAATCTCTGGTTAAAAATAAAGAGAGAAAAATCTTGCAAACTATAAAGAAAGAGATCTTGCAAAAAAAGCCCAAATAG
- a CDS encoding deoxyribonuclease IV, which translates to MKLGAHLSKKGSLKNLIQEAEFLECESFQFFSDSPRSRQIKKWSKKEINLFLSGVKKLGIKDYFIHASYLLNFFSSNPLILHNSKQMLESYLFKAKQIKAKGVVFHLGSLTGGSAEKQIKQSCLVIEEIAEKAESFLIFENSAGAGNLIGDKIEELVFVYRSLSKTAQTKICFCLDTAHAFAAGYDLRTKKGLDKFIFLADKLLGLNKVVLWHLNDSASPLGSNRDRHAGIGKGFLGLEIFRMLVNHSLFRETPGVIETPKGEDRLLSDRENLNILRSLKLEK; encoded by the coding sequence ATGAAACTCGGTGCTCATCTTTCCAAAAAAGGATCACTCAAGAATTTAATTCAGGAAGCAGAGTTTTTAGAGTGCGAGAGTTTTCAGTTTTTTTCTGACAGTCCGAGATCACGGCAAATCAAAAAATGGTCCAAAAAAGAGATAAATTTGTTTTTATCAGGCGTGAAAAAACTGGGTATTAAAGATTACTTTATTCACGCTTCTTATCTTTTGAACTTTTTTTCTTCCAATCCCTTGATTCTTCATAATTCAAAACAAATGCTTGAGAGTTATCTTTTTAAAGCCAAACAGATTAAAGCTAAAGGAGTGGTTTTCCATTTAGGGTCTTTAACCGGTGGTTCTGCTGAAAAACAGATAAAGCAAAGCTGTTTAGTTATAGAGGAAATAGCAGAAAAAGCAGAATCTTTTTTAATTTTTGAAAATTCAGCTGGTGCTGGAAATTTAATAGGAGATAAAATTGAGGAATTAGTATTTGTGTATAGATCTCTTTCTAAGACAGCACAAACAAAGATTTGTTTCTGTTTAGATACAGCTCATGCTTTTGCTGCTGGTTATGATTTGCGTACTAAAAAAGGATTGGACAAGTTTATTTTTTTAGCAGATAAATTACTTGGTTTAAATAAAGTTGTTCTTTGGCATCTTAATGATTCAGCCAGCCCTTTAGGTTCTAACAGGGACAGACATGCAGGGATTGGTAAGGGATTTTTAGGCTTGGAGATTTTTAGAATGCTTGTGAACCACTCTTTATTTAGAGAAACTCCGGGAGTAATAGAAACCCCAAAGGGTGAAGATAGGCTTTTGAGCGATCGCGAAAATTTAAATATTTTACGCTCTCTCAAGCTGGAAAAATAA
- a CDS encoding GIY-YIG nuclease family protein — protein MLYSQSRNQYYIGSTTDLKRRLKEHKKGKHRFSKTLGKFNLVFVQHFKNIRIARRKEKQLKKWKRRDYIEKIIRKGKIH, from the coding sequence ATTCTTTACAGTCAATCGCGCAATCAGTACTACATTGGAAGCACTACTGATTTGAAACGCCGCCTAAAAGAACACAAGAAGGGGAAACACCGCTTTTCTAAAACTCTGGGGAAATTTAATCTAGTCTTTGTTCAGCACTTTAAAAACATTAGAATCGCGCGCCGAAAAGAGAAACAGCTAAAAAAATGGAAACGCCGAGATTATATTGAGAAAATCATCAGGAAAGGAAAAATCCACTGA